The Rhodothermus profundi genome includes a window with the following:
- a CDS encoding MoaD/ThiS family protein, whose translation MSAPKTFVRYGRRTQELTWELVLKRNSIERLKQERPPLRVVEELPALIARGYEAIPEEDIVRLYWYGIAHDKPKVGTFMVRVKVPGGLLQPHQLRALGEIAGRYGRDYGELTTRQGIQLHWVTMDKLPEVLEAIAQAGLTTVGAEGDTVRNITSCPVNGINPAELFDVRPVIEAAARFFWGNPDYSNLPRKHKFTISSCPHQCNAPEIHDIALIGVIKDGQPGFAVKVGGGLSATPRLARDLGVFVPVDEAVEVLAAITDVWQHNLRYRLSRAKSRIKFLVDDYGPEGVRQMVEERLGRKLEDFRAPDPLPGGNHLGVHRQKQDGFYYAGFPVPSGRVTGTQLRQIADILESVGGDIRFTREQNFILGNLPEERLAWVLDQMRAIGFPIERHRLYGTSTACTSHQFCNYSVAETKEKLDEIIEALETRYGDEVQDLTIYMDGCPHACAHHWVGDIGLQGTRTAGPNGTKIEAYDVTLRGGLGVRAAIGRPILRRIPATEISQAIVRLVGAWLQERRRRGAHYTFQAFCEAHSNETLQAIALGKMTVEATEATDAARIRIPGPLLELTDGSDVIEVNAPTVRAALEQAGQRYPKLQAAVLTPDGQINEAFTLYVNEEDIQGLQGLNTPLKPGDELLILMAMSGG comes from the coding sequence ATGTCTGCGCCTAAAACGTTCGTTCGCTACGGCCGCCGCACCCAGGAGCTCACCTGGGAACTGGTCCTCAAACGCAACAGCATTGAACGCTTAAAACAGGAGCGGCCCCCCCTGCGCGTCGTCGAGGAGCTTCCGGCGCTAATTGCGCGGGGCTACGAAGCCATTCCGGAAGAGGATATTGTGCGCCTGTACTGGTATGGCATCGCGCACGACAAGCCCAAGGTGGGCACCTTCATGGTGCGCGTCAAGGTGCCGGGGGGCCTGCTACAGCCCCATCAGCTCCGGGCCCTCGGCGAAATTGCTGGACGCTACGGGCGCGACTACGGCGAGCTGACCACGCGCCAGGGCATCCAGCTTCACTGGGTAACCATGGATAAACTCCCCGAGGTGCTGGAAGCCATCGCGCAGGCTGGTCTGACCACGGTCGGCGCCGAAGGCGACACCGTCCGCAATATTACCAGTTGCCCGGTCAATGGAATCAATCCGGCCGAATTGTTTGACGTCCGGCCGGTCATCGAAGCAGCCGCCCGCTTTTTCTGGGGCAATCCGGACTACTCCAACCTGCCGCGCAAACACAAATTCACGATTAGCAGTTGCCCCCATCAGTGCAACGCACCGGAAATCCACGATATCGCGCTGATCGGGGTTATTAAGGACGGCCAACCGGGCTTTGCCGTCAAGGTGGGAGGGGGCCTGTCCGCTACACCCCGACTGGCCCGGGACCTGGGCGTTTTCGTGCCTGTCGATGAGGCCGTCGAAGTACTGGCCGCCATCACCGACGTCTGGCAGCACAACCTGCGCTACCGCCTGAGCCGGGCCAAGTCGCGCATCAAGTTTCTGGTAGACGACTACGGCCCGGAAGGAGTGCGCCAGATGGTGGAAGAACGCCTGGGACGTAAGCTGGAAGACTTTCGCGCTCCCGACCCGCTGCCAGGTGGCAACCACCTGGGCGTCCATCGTCAGAAGCAGGACGGCTTTTACTACGCAGGATTTCCAGTACCTTCAGGACGGGTAACCGGTACCCAGCTCCGCCAGATTGCCGACATCCTGGAGAGCGTCGGAGGCGACATTCGCTTTACGCGCGAGCAGAACTTTATCCTGGGCAACCTCCCCGAGGAGCGCCTTGCCTGGGTGCTCGATCAGATGCGGGCCATCGGCTTTCCCATTGAACGTCATCGCCTCTACGGGACTTCAACCGCCTGCACCAGCCATCAATTCTGCAACTACTCTGTTGCCGAAACCAAAGAAAAACTCGACGAAATCATTGAGGCCCTGGAGACGCGCTACGGTGACGAAGTGCAAGATCTGACGATTTATATGGACGGCTGCCCTCACGCCTGCGCCCACCATTGGGTTGGCGACATCGGGCTGCAGGGCACGCGCACAGCCGGTCCAAACGGCACCAAGATCGAAGCCTATGACGTAACGCTCCGAGGAGGACTGGGCGTGCGCGCGGCCATTGGCCGTCCTATCCTGCGCCGCATTCCCGCCACCGAAATCAGTCAGGCTATTGTCCGCCTGGTAGGCGCCTGGCTGCAGGAACGCCGTCGCCGGGGCGCGCACTACACGTTTCAGGCCTTCTGTGAGGCGCACTCCAACGAAACCCTGCAGGCTATCGCCCTGGGTAAAATGACGGTTGAAGCGACAGAAGCGACCGATGCCGCCCGCATCCGCATTCCTGGTCCGCTTCTGGAGCTGACCGACGGTAGTGACGTGATTGAAGTCAACGCTCCTACCGTCCGCGCCGCTCTGGAACAGGCAGGCCAGCGCTACCCCAAACTCCAGGCCGCTGTGCTGACGCCGGACGGCCAGATCAATGAAGCCTTTACCCTCTACGTGAACGAAGAGGACATCCAGGGCCTTCAGGGCCTCAATACCCCGCTCAAGCCGGGGGATGAATTGCTCATCCTTATGGCAATGTCCGGAGGTTAA
- a CDS encoding phosphoadenylyl-sulfate reductase produces the protein MARQPLFDDLEIGEIALQLDDQEPEDVIAWALDTFDEDRIAIVTALQADGMVILDMAYRMKPNIRVMTVDTGRLPQATYTFYDQVRERYPEARFEVLFPDYREVEEMVRRHGINLFYKSVPLRLLCCHVRKVRPLIRALGQLDAWFTGLRRDQWASRAAIRKVEIDHDHDGVIKINPLADWTKEDVWAYIEEFDVPTHPLYAEGYTSIGCAPCTRPIQPGEDDRAGRWWWETNAPKECGIHCPIETGGFEHEMEAIVGHGSPENGPVH, from the coding sequence ATGGCTCGCCAACCCCTGTTTGACGATCTGGAAATCGGCGAAATCGCCCTCCAGTTAGATGACCAGGAGCCCGAAGATGTGATTGCCTGGGCGCTGGACACTTTTGACGAAGACCGCATCGCCATTGTCACGGCACTCCAGGCCGACGGCATGGTGATCCTGGACATGGCCTACCGGATGAAACCCAACATCCGGGTAATGACGGTCGACACAGGGCGCTTGCCCCAGGCCACTTACACCTTCTATGATCAGGTGCGCGAACGCTATCCGGAAGCACGCTTCGAAGTGCTGTTTCCGGATTATCGGGAGGTGGAAGAAATGGTGCGCCGCCACGGCATCAACCTGTTCTACAAGTCGGTGCCGCTGCGCCTGCTCTGCTGCCACGTACGGAAAGTGCGGCCCCTCATCCGGGCCCTGGGCCAGTTGGACGCCTGGTTCACGGGCCTGCGTCGTGACCAGTGGGCCTCACGCGCAGCCATCCGCAAAGTAGAAATCGACCACGACCACGATGGCGTGATCAAGATTAACCCCCTGGCCGACTGGACGAAAGAGGATGTGTGGGCGTACATCGAAGAATTTGACGTGCCCACGCATCCGCTTTACGCCGAAGGCTACACCAGCATCGGCTGCGCTCCCTGCACCCGTCCGATTCAGCCGGGCGAAGATGACCGAGCAGGCCGCTGGTGGTGGGAAACCAATGCGCCTAAGGAATGCGGCATCCACTGCCCCATCGAAACCGGCGGCTTTGAACACGAAATGGAAGCCATTGTAGGCCACGGATCCCCCGAAAACGGACCGGTTCACTAA
- a CDS encoding anthranilate phosphoribosyltransferase has product MMNAFIPYVQAVGRGEKLKRDLTREEARDAMHLILDRTATPAQIGAFLVTQRVKGETSDEIVGFVEAARTFCHRIQPRVARLLDLGVPYDGKARTPQLAPAIALMVAAAGQPVVLHGAPDIPTKQGVTPADVIQALGISVDQPPDTVARQIETLGIGYLHAPRFAPAWHALTPIRQQFGLRTALNTVEKLLNPALASCSVAGFFHRNYLLRMRPAVRQLFPQGWLAQGIEGSIECRAGRTTRLYPADETAAPLIVEAAALGFPEPDNSEVPADPTLHAEITRHILSNQAIPARDTALLTAGVLLHLSGHADSLTVGIEQARDALASGKAFRLLRYWEEWTQAARAAG; this is encoded by the coding sequence ATGATGAACGCTTTTATCCCTTACGTGCAGGCAGTCGGTCGCGGCGAAAAGCTCAAGCGTGACCTGACGCGCGAAGAGGCCCGCGATGCTATGCACCTGATCCTGGACCGAACTGCTACGCCCGCCCAGATCGGTGCATTTCTGGTTACGCAGCGCGTAAAGGGCGAGACATCGGACGAAATCGTGGGCTTTGTCGAAGCAGCCCGAACGTTCTGCCACCGCATACAGCCGCGCGTTGCGCGCCTGCTGGACCTGGGCGTGCCCTACGACGGCAAAGCACGCACGCCCCAACTGGCCCCGGCCATTGCCCTGATGGTGGCCGCGGCTGGCCAGCCTGTTGTGCTACACGGCGCACCCGACATTCCAACCAAGCAGGGTGTTACGCCAGCCGATGTGATCCAGGCACTGGGAATCTCCGTCGATCAACCACCAGACACCGTCGCCCGCCAGATCGAAACCCTGGGAATTGGCTACCTGCATGCCCCCCGCTTCGCGCCAGCCTGGCATGCCCTGACCCCCATCCGCCAGCAGTTTGGCCTGCGCACCGCCCTCAACACCGTGGAAAAACTGCTCAATCCGGCCCTTGCTTCCTGCAGCGTGGCCGGGTTCTTTCACCGGAATTATCTGCTCCGAATGCGTCCGGCCGTCCGGCAGCTTTTCCCCCAGGGCTGGCTCGCGCAGGGAATCGAAGGCTCCATTGAATGCCGCGCTGGACGCACCACCCGGTTGTATCCGGCCGATGAGACCGCCGCACCGCTTATCGTCGAAGCGGCCGCGCTTGGCTTTCCGGAACCAGACAACTCCGAGGTGCCGGCCGATCCGACACTCCACGCCGAAATAACCCGGCACATTCTGAGCAACCAGGCCATTCCCGCCCGGGATACCGCGCTCCTAACAGCCGGCGTATTGCTTCACCTGAGCGGCCACGCCGACAGCCTGACGGTCGGAATCGAACAGGCCCGCGACGCGCTTGCCAGCGGAAAAGCTTTCCGCCTGCTTCGCTACTGGGAAGAGTGGACGCAAGCAGCACGGGCGGCCGGCTAA